Proteins encoded by one window of Deltaproteobacteria bacterium:
- a CDS encoding ATP-binding protein — MQEILKSSLGLLDSIPATFLLTDVHSQILYVNQKAESFFGYAPDKMEGQRIRILFLEEDWIYFLPNIIFLTRYKNGFDGEALLRQKDGKKIFVHLFTSAFKEKGEVFLSFVFQEIQRLKNMERERLEAERWASLGRMVEEIAHQFRNPIASIGGYSKRLLKEVPFSPQSRSYISQILQETGRLEAILQRVEEYVQIPRSVSKRENIQEVVGTVLRNFSQEAMEKGVALRCQTEGLTGDGQLFADRGLMARALAHILQNSLEAITLNPKRKGEEVVEVALADNGERVEVAVSDRGPGISQKNLGLIFDPFFSTRPDRVGLGLTFVRRAVEEQGGKIQVESRLGKGTKMILHFPKDRRRKIRREWLDPEVMGKEDY, encoded by the coding sequence ATGCAGGAGATTCTCAAAAGTAGTCTTGGCCTTCTCGATTCTATCCCAGCGACATTCCTGCTCACCGATGTTCATTCCCAAATTCTATACGTCAACCAGAAGGCGGAGTCCTTTTTTGGATATGCCCCCGACAAAATGGAAGGGCAGCGAATCAGGATTCTTTTTCTGGAGGAAGACTGGATCTATTTTCTCCCGAATATCATTTTTCTCACTCGCTACAAAAACGGTTTTGACGGAGAGGCTCTTTTAAGGCAGAAAGACGGGAAGAAAATCTTTGTTCATCTGTTTACTTCCGCCTTCAAAGAGAAGGGAGAGGTCTTCTTGTCTTTTGTCTTTCAGGAGATCCAGCGGCTGAAGAATATGGAGCGGGAGAGATTGGAAGCGGAACGTTGGGCGAGTTTGGGCCGAATGGTGGAAGAGATTGCCCACCAGTTTCGCAACCCCATTGCTTCGATTGGAGGATATTCCAAAAGGCTTTTGAAGGAGGTTCCGTTTTCCCCTCAGAGCCGGTCTTACATCAGCCAGATTCTGCAAGAGACCGGAAGATTAGAAGCGATTCTGCAAAGGGTTGAGGAATATGTACAGATTCCCCGGTCGGTCTCTAAGAGGGAAAATATCCAGGAGGTAGTAGGGACCGTTCTGCGGAATTTTTCCCAAGAAGCAATGGAGAAAGGGGTTGCTTTAAGGTGCCAAACCGAAGGGTTGACGGGAGACGGACAACTTTTCGCCGACCGGGGTTTGATGGCCCGAGCCCTTGCCCATATTTTACAAAATAGCCTGGAAGCGATCACGCTTAACCCGAAAAGGAAGGGAGAAGAAGTGGTGGAAGTAGCCCTGGCGGACAACGGCGAGAGGGTGGAGGTTGCGGTTTCTGACCGGGGGCCGGGGATTTCCCAGAAAAATTTGGGCCTGATCTTCGACCCTTTTTTTTCTACCCGACCGGATCGAGTGGGATTAGGGTTGACTTTTGTTCGGAGGGCGGTGGAGGAGCAAGGAGGAAAAATCCAGGTAGAAAGCCGGTTGGGGAAAGGGACTAAGATGATCCTCCATTTTCCGAAAGATCGGCGGCGAAAAATCCGGCGCGAATGGCTTGACCCGGAAGTCATGGGCAAAGAAGATTACTGA
- a CDS encoding MBL fold metallo-hydrolase: MIKESTGKISDELYALGSPALPAYLLMGKCPVLFDAGMTFMGPLYLRELKKYLGDANRLAYNFLTHSHYDHSGAAPFLKKNIPGLKVAASNLAGEIFRRPNAVQLIQSLSKDMEEAYRPQIGDADVTFRGLELDRTLEDGDEIDLKNGTQIQVIATPGHTRDAVSYYIPLLKALVGGEAVGSFDRNFDVRPVFLSSYGDYLSSLEKLKKIEINLLMMGHFYVLTEGAQEMVTKAIEATKVFGRRIEEELYFLGGDQEAVVKKIFQEDYVEKKLIEQEERPFLINLKAQVKAVAERK; the protein is encoded by the coding sequence ATGATCAAGGAGAGCACAGGAAAAATTTCTGATGAGCTTTACGCCCTGGGGAGCCCGGCTCTCCCTGCCTATCTTCTCATGGGAAAATGCCCGGTTCTCTTCGATGCGGGAATGACCTTCATGGGCCCCCTTTATCTGAGGGAACTGAAAAAATATTTGGGGGACGCCAACCGGCTGGCCTATAATTTTCTCACCCATTCCCATTATGACCATAGCGGAGCCGCGCCTTTTCTGAAAAAAAACATTCCCGGTCTGAAGGTCGCGGCCAGCAATTTAGCGGGGGAAATATTCAGGCGGCCTAATGCCGTCCAATTGATCCAGAGTTTGAGCAAAGACATGGAGGAAGCCTACAGGCCCCAGATCGGCGATGCCGATGTGACCTTCCGTGGACTGGAATTGGACCGGACCCTTGAAGACGGGGATGAAATTGATTTGAAGAACGGGACCCAGATTCAAGTCATTGCTACCCCTGGACACACCCGCGATGCGGTGTCTTATTACATCCCCCTGCTGAAAGCCCTGGTGGGGGGAGAGGCGGTGGGCAGTTTCGATCGCAACTTTGATGTACGCCCCGTATTCCTATCCAGCTATGGTGATTACCTGTCTTCCCTTGAGAAACTGAAGAAAATAGAAATCAACCTCTTGATGATGGGACACTTTTACGTCCTAACCGAAGGTGCCCAGGAAATGGTTACCAAAGCGATCGAGGCCACCAAAGTATTCGGAAGAAGAATCGAAGAGGAGTTGTATTTTCTGGGAGGAGACCAGGAGGCAGTGGTCAAAAAAATCTTCCAGGAAGACTATGTGGAGAAAAAATTGATCGAACAAGAAGAGAGACCCTTCCTCATCAACCTGAAGGCTCAGGTGAAAGCCGTGGCCGAAAGAAAGTAA
- the rseP gene encoding RIP metalloprotease RseP: protein VFAGPFFNFLFAVVAFAIVNKVGMPALLPEVGEEKPDYPAFKAGILKGDRILEANGSPLKRWEDLAQIIHESSDRPLLLKVERDKKIFQLSVTPQVSTQKNIFGDEVQVGLIGISPSGNFFTERFDPFTAVYKAVIQSWRITELTVVSIIKIIEGKISVKTIGGPILIAQLAGQQAKAGPLSLIIFMAVISINLVILNVLPIPVLDGWHLLIFLIEGIIGKPVSLKLRERAQQVGIFLIILIMLLVFYNDLSRIIGTQ from the coding sequence TTGTCTTCGCCGGACCTTTTTTCAACTTTCTTTTCGCTGTCGTAGCTTTCGCCATCGTCAACAAGGTGGGCATGCCTGCTCTGCTTCCGGAAGTGGGGGAAGAAAAACCGGATTATCCAGCTTTTAAAGCCGGCATCTTGAAAGGCGACCGCATCCTGGAAGCCAACGGATCGCCCCTCAAGCGCTGGGAAGACCTGGCCCAGATTATCCATGAAAGCAGCGATCGCCCGCTACTCCTGAAGGTGGAAAGGGATAAAAAAATCTTTCAGCTATCGGTTACACCGCAGGTTTCGACCCAGAAAAACATCTTCGGGGATGAAGTGCAGGTTGGTTTGATTGGCATTTCTCCTTCCGGCAATTTTTTCACGGAACGTTTCGACCCCTTCACGGCTGTCTATAAAGCCGTTATCCAATCCTGGCGGATCACGGAATTGACCGTTGTCAGCATCATCAAGATCATCGAGGGGAAAATATCTGTCAAGACCATCGGCGGCCCGATCCTCATTGCTCAACTGGCCGGCCAGCAGGCCAAAGCCGGTCCCCTCAGCTTGATTATTTTCATGGCTGTGATCAGTATTAACCTGGTCATCCTCAATGTTTTACCCATCCCCGTCCTGGACGGATGGCACCTGCTCATCTTTCTCATCGAAGGCATCATTGGCAAACCAGTTAGCTTGAAACTCCGCGAGAGGGCCCAGCAGGTCGGAATCTTCCTCATCATCCTGATCATGCTCCTCGTTTTCTATAACGACCTTAGCCGCATCATAGGGACCCAGTAA
- the tsaB gene encoding tRNA (adenosine(37)-N6)-threonylcarbamoyltransferase complex dimerization subunit type 1 TsaB encodes MLILAVETSTPTGSVALVEAPLGEKKICPEVKCLGEHTLNLPGTHSEKLMPAIDNLLHEASLSIDDIGGIALALGPGSFTGLRIGVSTVKGLAYALQVPVVGVPTLDALAQNLCYAPSLVCPVLDARKKEVYAALFRGDGGGRLEKISEDWVIAPEDLCSRITEKVIFLGNGIEVYGETFRKKLGPQVLFAYPEFSLPRAVHVARLSLPQFTNGRTLNLFSFTPVYLRRSEAETQYQAQKENT; translated from the coding sequence ATGCTCATCCTGGCCGTGGAAACTTCAACCCCGACCGGCAGCGTAGCCTTGGTGGAAGCTCCGCTGGGCGAAAAAAAAATTTGCCCGGAAGTGAAATGTCTGGGCGAGCATACCTTGAACCTTCCAGGTACTCATTCCGAAAAGTTGATGCCGGCCATAGACAACCTGCTGCACGAAGCCTCTTTGTCCATTGACGATATTGGAGGAATTGCTTTGGCGCTGGGGCCCGGATCCTTCACTGGTTTGCGTATTGGAGTTTCCACCGTCAAAGGCCTGGCTTACGCTTTGCAGGTACCGGTAGTTGGCGTACCCACTCTGGACGCTCTCGCCCAAAACCTTTGTTACGCTCCTTCGCTGGTCTGTCCGGTTCTGGATGCCCGGAAGAAAGAGGTGTACGCGGCTTTATTTCGCGGGGATGGAGGGGGTCGATTGGAAAAAATCAGTGAAGATTGGGTCATCGCCCCAGAAGACCTTTGCTCCCGAATCACCGAGAAAGTAATCTTTCTGGGAAACGGTATAGAAGTTTACGGAGAAACCTTCCGGAAAAAGCTTGGCCCCCAAGTCCTCTTTGCTTACCCAGAGTTTTCCCTGCCCCGGGCCGTTCATGTCGCTCGCCTCAGCCTCCCCCAATTCACAAATGGCCGCACCCTAAATCTTTTTTCCTTCACGCCCGTTTACCTCCGCCGCTCGGAGGCCGAGACCCAGTATCAAGCCCAGAAGGAAAACACGTAG